A single region of the Streptomyces caelestis genome encodes:
- a CDS encoding type I polyketide synthase gives MSQSSTSPSRQSPSPKEASPSQLEKFREHLRWATAELSEARRRVAELEEADREPVAIVGMACRFPGGVDSPESLWRLVTQGGDAIGAVPAERHWSAEECHDRDGERPGTSHLWEGGFLDHAADFDPAFFGVSPREALAMDPQQRLLLEVSWEAFERVGIDPTTLRGTRVGVYAGLMYHDYAGRAGQADEDAAGFLSSGNWGSVASGRISYTLGLEGPAVTVDTACSSSLVALHLAVQAVRRGECAMALAGGVTVMATPVTFAGFSRLGGLAPDGRIKSFAACADGTTWSEGAGMLVVERLSDARRAGHRVLAVVRGSAVNQDGATSSLSAPNGPSQQRVIRAALAEARLSPALVDAVEAHGTGTKLGDPIEAQALLATYGQNRRLPLYLGSLKSNIGHAQAAAGVGGVIKMVMAMRHGILPRTLHVDAPTPHVDWSAGKVELLTEQRDWPATDRPRRGAVSSFGVSGTNAHVVLEQAPAETPQAAGEPAAPVVPLVLSARDTAALHAQAERLAAHVGDGPSDVRATARALVTGRSAFDHRAVVLGRDRDELLAGLRALAAGSETPGVVTGQGSHERPVFVFPGQGSQWVGMAAELLDTSEVFARSIADCEAALAPYVDWSLTEVLGSGEQLARVDVVQPALFSVMVSLAALWRSLGIEPAAVIGHSQGEIAAAVVAGALTLEDGAKVAALRSRAILKLAGHGGMVSLPLPRDQATGLIAPWREQISVAAHNSPTATVVAGDTQALGELLAHCEQKQIRARRIDVDYASHTPHVGAIEEELARLLAGITPRTSTMPFYSTVTGELIDTAGMDAGYWYANLRRTVRLTDALHTAVAAGHTAYIECSPHPVLTPGIDEVLEEADAFTVGSLRRDEGGWIRFLTCAAHAHTHGLHVDWTTVLGTGGRDPDLPTYPFQRRPYWLDASPSATADVRAAGLDPADHPLLGATLTLADDEVVLAGRLSLKTQPWLADHTVWGTALVPGTALVDLAVRAADQVGCTVLEELTLQAPLVLPEDQVLRLQVTVGGADDSGRRPVGIRSRPERAAADVPWTSHATGLVSPGAARPDWDLAQWPPAGAQPVDLTGLYPRLADSGLGYGPVFQGLRALWRRGDELFAEAVLPRQQHTAAGAYGIHPALLDAALHGSLAGGVDTVRLPFSWAGVSLYATGATALRVRLVPRGEEGLSLAVADQAGVPVAEVDSLVTRAVSEEQLDAARAQERNPLLTMEWPGLPLPGSEPDQVIVLGSDDLDLGFETCADLDALAAAAPAATVVLTCAPPAAEPGAGTAAAARAEVRRVLGVVQRWLTDERFAEGTLAVVTRGAVATGDGESVRDLVHAPLWGLLRSAQSESPGRFVLADVDGRESSRAVLRHALASGESQLALRGGRLSVPRLERASAGRALRPPADGSTWRLDTAGKGTLENLALLPCPEASAPLAPGQVRLSVRASGINFRDVLLGLGVVDQNVMGGEAAGVVLEVAPDVTDLAPGERVMGLVRGSFGPVAVVDRRLLVPLPEHWTYADGASVPVAFLTAYLGLVDLAKLRAGESVLIHAATGGVGLAALQLARHLGAEVFATAGPAKWETLRALGVPEERIASSRSPAFEERIRAAAGERGVDVVLNSLTGEFVDASLRLLTSDGGRFLEMGKTDIRHAGQVAADHPRVSYLWYDLVSADVGHVGRMLAELTPLFHSGALRPIPTSAWDVRRALDAFRFMSQARHVGKLVLTMPPAALDPNGTVLVTGGTGVLGGLVARRLVTEHGVRHLLLLGRRGPEAEGIDALRAELASAGAEVTVVACDSADREALAAVLADVPRGHPLTGVVHAAGVLDDAMLGSLTPEQVDAVLRPKVDAAWHLHELTRDMDLAAFVLFSSAAAALGTPGQGNYAAANAFLDALAEQRRAQGLPGVSVAWGLWERASGMTGHLDAGDLARLRRAGMSALTDAEGLDLFDAALTADRAQVVAVGLDVGAIGASDTVHPLLRHLAGAPARRAVAATAGPADGEPGGQAVRDRMAALPAAERGRMVLDLVRDQAALVLGHETSAAIGPDQAFKELGFDSLTAVELRNRLNTATGLRLPATLIFDHPTATALGEHLLRELDPDPAPQARTDVTDNDVRRLLATIPPARLRESGLLAALLELAGRAEEASGGPAPAGGGDPDDVDDLDTDDLIELALDTGEQ, from the coding sequence ATGTCGCAGTCATCGACGTCACCATCGCGGCAATCGCCTTCCCCGAAGGAGGCGTCGCCGTCGCAGCTGGAGAAGTTCCGCGAGCACCTGCGCTGGGCCACCGCCGAACTGAGCGAGGCGCGGCGCCGGGTGGCCGAGCTGGAGGAGGCCGACCGCGAGCCCGTCGCGATCGTGGGCATGGCATGCCGGTTCCCCGGCGGCGTCGACTCCCCCGAGTCCCTGTGGCGGCTGGTCACGCAGGGCGGGGACGCCATCGGCGCGGTGCCGGCCGAACGGCACTGGTCCGCCGAGGAGTGCCACGACCGCGACGGTGAGCGGCCCGGCACCTCCCACCTCTGGGAAGGCGGCTTTCTGGACCATGCGGCCGACTTCGACCCGGCGTTCTTCGGGGTCAGCCCACGCGAGGCCCTCGCCATGGACCCGCAGCAGCGACTGCTGCTGGAGGTGTCGTGGGAGGCGTTCGAACGCGTTGGCATCGACCCGACGACGCTGCGCGGCACGCGCGTCGGCGTGTACGCGGGGCTGATGTACCACGACTACGCCGGCCGCGCGGGGCAGGCGGACGAGGACGCCGCCGGTTTCCTGAGCAGCGGCAACTGGGGCAGCGTCGCCTCCGGCCGGATCTCCTACACGCTGGGCCTGGAGGGACCGGCCGTCACCGTCGACACCGCCTGCTCGTCCTCGCTGGTCGCCCTGCACCTGGCCGTGCAGGCGGTGCGGCGCGGCGAGTGCGCCATGGCGCTGGCGGGCGGTGTGACCGTGATGGCCACGCCGGTCACCTTCGCCGGTTTCAGCCGTCTGGGCGGGCTGGCACCCGACGGGCGCATCAAGTCCTTCGCGGCCTGCGCCGACGGTACGACATGGAGCGAGGGCGCCGGCATGCTGGTCGTCGAACGGCTGTCGGACGCGCGACGGGCCGGACACCGGGTCCTCGCCGTCGTCCGCGGCTCCGCGGTCAACCAGGACGGTGCGACGAGCAGCCTGTCCGCTCCGAACGGTCCCTCGCAGCAGCGGGTCATCCGGGCCGCGCTGGCCGAGGCCCGGCTCTCCCCCGCCCTGGTGGACGCGGTGGAGGCGCACGGTACGGGCACGAAACTGGGTGACCCCATCGAGGCGCAGGCGCTGCTCGCCACGTACGGGCAGAACCGCCGACTGCCTTTGTACCTGGGCTCGTTGAAGTCCAACATCGGGCACGCGCAGGCCGCCGCCGGTGTCGGCGGCGTCATCAAGATGGTCATGGCGATGCGCCACGGCATCCTGCCCAGGACGCTGCACGTGGACGCGCCGACCCCCCACGTCGACTGGTCGGCGGGCAAGGTGGAGCTGCTCACCGAGCAGCGCGACTGGCCCGCCACGGACCGGCCCCGCCGCGGAGCGGTCTCCTCCTTCGGCGTCAGCGGCACCAACGCGCACGTGGTGCTGGAGCAGGCGCCCGCCGAGACCCCACAAGCGGCGGGCGAACCCGCCGCGCCGGTGGTGCCGCTGGTACTGTCCGCCCGCGACACCGCCGCCCTGCACGCCCAGGCCGAGCGCCTGGCCGCCCATGTCGGCGACGGCCCGTCGGACGTACGCGCCACCGCCCGCGCCCTGGTGACGGGGCGCTCCGCGTTCGACCACCGGGCCGTGGTCCTCGGCCGGGACCGGGACGAACTGCTCGCCGGCCTGCGGGCGCTGGCGGCCGGGTCCGAGACCCCCGGCGTCGTCACCGGACAGGGCTCGCATGAGCGTCCGGTGTTCGTCTTCCCGGGCCAGGGCTCGCAGTGGGTCGGCATGGCCGCCGAACTGCTGGACACCTCCGAGGTGTTCGCCCGGTCCATCGCCGACTGCGAGGCCGCCCTCGCCCCGTACGTCGACTGGTCCCTCACCGAAGTCCTGGGCAGCGGTGAACAGCTGGCCCGGGTCGACGTCGTGCAGCCCGCCCTGTTCTCGGTGATGGTCTCCCTCGCCGCCCTGTGGCGCTCCCTCGGCATCGAACCCGCCGCCGTCATCGGCCACTCCCAGGGCGAGATCGCCGCCGCCGTGGTGGCAGGCGCGCTCACTCTGGAGGACGGCGCCAAGGTCGCGGCCCTGCGCAGCCGGGCCATCCTCAAGCTCGCCGGACACGGCGGCATGGTCTCCCTCCCCCTCCCCCGCGACCAGGCAACCGGCCTCATCGCCCCCTGGCGCGAGCAGATCAGCGTCGCCGCCCACAACAGTCCCACCGCCACCGTCGTCGCGGGCGACACCCAGGCACTCGGCGAACTCCTCGCCCACTGCGAGCAGAAGCAGATCCGCGCCCGCCGCATCGACGTCGACTACGCCTCCCACACCCCGCACGTCGGAGCCATCGAGGAGGAGCTCGCCCGCCTCCTCGCGGGCATCACCCCCCGAACCAGCACGATGCCCTTCTACTCCACAGTCACCGGCGAACTCATCGACACCGCCGGAATGGACGCCGGCTACTGGTACGCCAACCTCCGCCGGACCGTCCGCCTCACCGACGCCCTCCACACCGCAGTCGCCGCGGGCCACACGGCCTACATCGAGTGCAGCCCCCACCCCGTCCTCACCCCCGGGATCGACGAGGTCCTGGAAGAAGCCGACGCCTTCACCGTGGGTTCCCTGCGCCGCGACGAGGGCGGCTGGATCCGCTTCCTCACCTGTGCCGCCCACGCCCACACCCACGGCCTGCACGTCGACTGGACCACCGTCCTCGGAACCGGCGGCCGTGACCCCGACCTCCCCACCTATCCCTTCCAGCGCAGGCCCTACTGGCTGGACGCCTCGCCCAGCGCCACCGCCGACGTCCGCGCCGCCGGACTCGACCCCGCCGACCATCCCCTGCTCGGCGCCACGCTCACCCTCGCCGACGACGAGGTGGTACTGGCCGGCAGGCTGTCGCTGAAGACGCAGCCGTGGCTCGCCGATCACACCGTGTGGGGCACGGCCCTGGTGCCCGGAACGGCGCTGGTGGACCTCGCCGTACGGGCCGCCGACCAGGTCGGGTGCACGGTCCTGGAGGAACTGACGCTCCAGGCGCCGCTCGTCCTGCCCGAGGACCAAGTCCTGCGGCTTCAGGTCACGGTCGGCGGCGCCGATGACAGCGGCCGACGGCCGGTGGGCATCCGCTCACGGCCGGAGCGGGCGGCGGCCGACGTGCCCTGGACAAGCCATGCGACCGGCTTGGTGTCCCCCGGCGCCGCGCGGCCGGACTGGGATCTGGCGCAGTGGCCGCCGGCCGGTGCGCAGCCGGTGGATCTGACCGGGCTGTACCCGCGGCTCGCCGATAGCGGGCTCGGCTACGGGCCGGTGTTCCAGGGGCTGCGTGCGCTGTGGCGGCGTGGGGACGAGCTGTTCGCCGAGGCCGTGCTCCCGCGGCAGCAGCACACTGCGGCCGGCGCCTACGGGATCCACCCGGCGCTGCTCGACGCGGCGCTGCACGGCAGTCTCGCCGGGGGCGTCGACACGGTCCGGTTGCCGTTCTCGTGGGCGGGCGTCTCGCTGTACGCGACGGGTGCCACCGCCCTGCGCGTACGCCTCGTTCCCCGGGGCGAGGAAGGGCTTTCGCTGGCCGTCGCGGACCAGGCCGGGGTTCCGGTCGCCGAGGTGGACTCGCTGGTGACCCGGGCGGTGAGCGAGGAGCAGCTCGACGCCGCCCGCGCCCAGGAGCGGAACCCGCTGCTGACCATGGAGTGGCCCGGCCTTCCGCTCCCGGGCAGCGAGCCGGACCAGGTGATCGTCCTCGGCTCGGACGACCTGGACCTGGGTTTCGAAACGTGCGCCGACCTCGACGCCCTGGCAGCGGCAGCCCCCGCGGCGACGGTGGTGCTGACCTGCGCGCCCCCGGCGGCGGAGCCCGGCGCGGGCACGGCCGCGGCCGCGCGCGCCGAGGTGCGCCGCGTGCTCGGCGTCGTGCAGCGGTGGCTGACGGACGAGCGGTTCGCCGAGGGGACGCTGGCCGTGGTCACCCGGGGCGCGGTCGCGACGGGCGACGGCGAGAGTGTGCGGGACCTGGTGCACGCACCGCTGTGGGGTCTGCTGCGCTCGGCGCAGTCCGAGAGCCCGGGCCGGTTCGTGCTGGCCGACGTGGACGGGCGCGAGTCCTCGCGTGCCGTGCTGCGCCACGCCCTGGCGTCCGGTGAGTCACAACTCGCGCTGCGCGGCGGGCGGTTGTCGGTGCCGCGGCTGGAACGGGCCTCGGCGGGGCGGGCGCTGCGGCCGCCGGCGGACGGCTCGACGTGGCGGCTGGACACCGCGGGCAAGGGCACGCTGGAGAACCTCGCTCTGCTGCCGTGTCCGGAGGCGTCGGCGCCGCTCGCCCCGGGGCAGGTGCGGCTCTCGGTGCGGGCGTCCGGCATCAACTTCCGCGACGTACTGTTGGGCCTCGGGGTGGTCGACCAGAACGTGATGGGCGGCGAGGCCGCGGGCGTGGTCCTGGAGGTGGCGCCGGACGTCACGGACCTGGCCCCCGGGGAGCGGGTGATGGGCCTGGTCCGGGGCTCGTTCGGCCCGGTCGCGGTCGTCGACCGCCGGCTGCTCGTGCCGCTGCCGGAGCACTGGACGTACGCCGACGGCGCCTCGGTGCCGGTCGCGTTCCTGACCGCGTACCTCGGCCTGGTCGATCTGGCGAAGCTGCGCGCCGGTGAGTCGGTGCTGATCCACGCGGCCACCGGCGGTGTGGGACTGGCCGCGCTGCAACTGGCCCGGCATCTGGGCGCCGAGGTGTTCGCGACGGCCGGCCCGGCCAAGTGGGAGACGCTGCGCGCGCTGGGCGTGCCCGAGGAGCGGATCGCCTCGTCCCGGTCGCCGGCCTTCGAGGAGCGGATCCGGGCGGCGGCCGGGGAGCGCGGGGTGGACGTCGTACTGAACTCGCTCACGGGCGAGTTCGTGGACGCCTCGCTGCGGCTGCTCACCTCCGACGGCGGCCGGTTCCTGGAGATGGGCAAGACCGACATCCGTCACGCCGGGCAGGTCGCGGCCGACCACCCCCGCGTCTCGTACCTCTGGTACGACCTTGTCTCGGCCGACGTCGGGCACGTCGGCCGGATGCTGGCCGAGCTGACGCCGCTGTTCCACAGCGGAGCGCTGCGGCCGATCCCGACGTCGGCCTGGGACGTCCGGCGCGCCCTGGACGCCTTCCGCTTCATGAGCCAGGCCCGGCACGTCGGCAAGCTGGTGCTCACCATGCCGCCTGCCGCGCTCGACCCGAACGGCACGGTGCTGGTGACCGGCGGTACGGGCGTGCTGGGCGGGCTGGTGGCGCGCCGGCTCGTCACCGAGCACGGCGTACGGCACCTGCTGCTGCTCGGCCGCCGCGGCCCCGAAGCCGAAGGCATCGACGCGCTGCGCGCCGAACTGGCCTCGGCGGGCGCGGAGGTGACCGTCGTGGCCTGCGACAGCGCCGATCGCGAGGCGCTCGCGGCCGTCCTGGCCGATGTGCCGCGCGGGCACCCGCTCACCGGCGTCGTGCACGCGGCCGGTGTCCTCGACGACGCCATGCTGGGCTCGCTGACGCCCGAACAGGTCGACGCGGTGCTGCGGCCCAAGGTGGACGCCGCCTGGCACCTGCACGAGCTGACCCGGGACATGGATCTGGCCGCCTTCGTCCTGTTCTCCTCGGCGGCGGCCGCGCTGGGCACCCCGGGGCAGGGCAACTACGCGGCGGCCAACGCCTTCCTCGACGCCCTCGCGGAGCAGCGGCGGGCCCAGGGCCTGCCCGGTGTCTCGGTGGCCTGGGGCCTGTGGGAGCGGGCGAGCGGGATGACCGGCCACCTGGACGCGGGCGATCTGGCACGGCTGCGCCGGGCCGGGATGAGCGCGCTGACCGACGCCGAGGGGCTGGACCTGTTCGACGCGGCGCTGACGGCGGACCGGGCGCAGGTGGTGGCGGTGGGGCTGGACGTCGGCGCCATCGGCGCGTCGGACACCGTCCATCCCCTGCTGCGGCACCTGGCCGGCGCCCCGGCCCGGCGCGCGGTGGCGGCCACGGCCGGACCGGCGGACGGGGAGCCTGGCGGGCAGGCCGTGCGGGACCGGATGGCCGCGCTGCCGGCCGCGGAGCGCGGCCGGATGGTGCTGGATCTCGTGCGCGATCAGGCGGCCCTCGTCCTCGGCCACGAGACGAGCGCGGCGATCGGCCCCGACCAGGCGTTCAAGGAGCTCGGCTTCGACTCCCTCACGGCGGTGGAGCTGCGCAACCGCCTGAACACGGCGACCGGTCTGCGGCTGCCGGCGACGCTGATCTTCGACCACCCGACGGCGACGGCCCTGGGCGAGCACCTGCTGCGCGAGCTGGACCCCGACCCGGCACCGCAGGCGCGGACAGACGTCACCGACAACGACGTACGCCGGCTGCTCGCCACGATCCCGCCGGCCAGGTTGCGGGAGTCCGGTCTGCTGGCGGCCCTGCTGGAGCTGGCCGGGCGGGCCGAGGAGGCGTCCGGCGGCCCGGCGCCCGCGGGGGGCGGCGACCCGGACGACGTCGACGACCTGGACACGGACGACCTCATCGAGCTGGCACTCGACACGGGCGAGCAGTGA